A single window of Gemmatimonadota bacterium DNA harbors:
- a CDS encoding CPBP family intramembrane metalloprotease, with the protein MTRRDALWIVCFLIAGALGLTCYIQFFDRALPVASLNFRVDREQAHQAAEAYLNHLGYDLTDYESAQVFSYSSLPQVFLERTLGLEETNRLVREWVSVWYWNIRWFKPLQKEELRVRIDPGGRIVGFTHSILESDEGASLSEEDARVIAEVFLTDVQGFQLDDYESIEASSIERPNRMDHTFTYRKKDFVVGDDGHYRLRVTVKGDKAGYFAEYLKVPETFSRNYREIRSRAGLLTNIASVFFFALGIAMVVVLVRKYRQHTLIWHAALGVGILVAATSFLGAVNGYPLTRFGYDTTQSFVSFILTFIFGGLLSAVLSGVIIALSGTAGGAAAQDVEGWKNPLARLSLRGWRSANFAHVTLVGYGLAFAHLGYVTIFYILGNDYLGVWSPAAMTQYSNTYSTYLPWIYPLLIGLLAATMEEFFFRLLAISLLIRYLKKTWLAVLIPAIVWAFLHANYPQEPIYIRGLELTVVGVIFGIVFLRYGVWATIISHYVYNCFLGIYPMVQSDSLYFKVSGILAVAIIFIPAIPAIFGVITGRYKEIEEPEEVSPPEPPEAPVSETPISEPEPPADPEVERKTLSDYLIPKSGLVVFGVLGLIGWSVYFISDLPGFAKYARESMITRAEAIEKAEDIRRQLGLDLESYQRTTSFSSGFGSGHFTHLIRNVDLARADTLAAEHTASWRWRVRWFKPLEKEELTVSIDGNGDLCRISHYVPENREGAELSTEEAQKIAEVFLSEYLQRDVTDTALYKRLEARSQKRENRMDHSFVWERTDIKVEEGEFRIIASVQGDQIGQTNAYYKAPEEFLRKLRERTAKITIVSTVSTIAVIVTAVLAIIFFLRAYRDGHVNWQLPIRVGILSGVCFVLATLNNLPAFYAGYNTSEAMSTFLGDKLIGFIIGLVTAAIMVFLLCAFGDTMYRRERPREMQISDWIDVLRLKINSGALWWQVAFLVVCCLGIARGNGIFSSYINFTYLGDYLVAGGGRPPEINSYFPAFGELIDEVNGMLIAPFAILGILFVWWRVIGKINLVILGVLLVLIFQSVISPAKDFYHAGILLAKSIPYWVIMAFLILKYIRFNLLFYAVMAWCSIIFVGIRYLKYDPGIYQINGTLMILFGLVPLVLAVLAWYKARSSV; encoded by the coding sequence ATGACCCGACGCGATGCCTTATGGATCGTTTGCTTCCTGATCGCAGGTGCGCTCGGTCTAACCTGTTATATACAGTTTTTTGACCGCGCGCTTCCAGTTGCTTCGCTCAATTTTCGCGTTGATCGCGAACAAGCACATCAGGCTGCCGAAGCGTATCTTAACCATCTGGGTTACGATCTCACAGATTATGAAAGTGCTCAGGTCTTTTCATACTCCAGCCTGCCCCAGGTGTTTCTCGAACGCACCCTGGGTCTTGAGGAAACCAACCGTCTCGTGCGTGAGTGGGTCTCGGTATGGTATTGGAACATCCGCTGGTTTAAGCCGCTGCAAAAAGAAGAATTGCGCGTGCGTATTGATCCCGGCGGACGCATCGTAGGGTTTACGCATAGTATTCTGGAATCTGACGAAGGCGCGAGTCTTTCAGAAGAAGATGCCCGCGTTATTGCGGAAGTCTTTCTAACCGATGTGCAGGGCTTTCAACTCGACGATTACGAATCTATCGAAGCGTCGAGTATTGAGCGCCCCAATCGAATGGATCACACTTTTACTTACCGCAAAAAAGATTTTGTTGTGGGCGATGATGGGCACTACCGTTTGCGCGTTACGGTTAAGGGCGACAAAGCGGGTTATTTTGCCGAATATCTCAAAGTGCCCGAAACTTTTTCGCGCAATTATCGAGAAATTCGCTCGCGTGCGGGCCTGCTCACCAATATTGCTTCGGTTTTCTTTTTTGCGCTGGGTATCGCAATGGTTGTCGTGCTCGTGCGTAAATATCGCCAGCACACATTGATATGGCATGCTGCTCTTGGCGTGGGTATTCTCGTGGCTGCTACCAGTTTCCTCGGTGCCGTCAATGGGTATCCGCTCACGCGTTTCGGTTACGATACCACGCAGTCATTTGTTTCTTTTATTCTCACCTTTATCTTCGGCGGTCTGTTGAGTGCAGTGCTGAGCGGGGTTATTATCGCGTTGTCCGGTACAGCCGGGGGGGCTGCCGCTCAGGATGTGGAAGGCTGGAAAAATCCGCTCGCGCGTCTGTCTCTGCGGGGCTGGCGATCTGCGAATTTTGCGCATGTCACCCTTGTCGGTTATGGGCTTGCATTTGCCCATCTGGGATACGTCACCATCTTTTACATTTTGGGCAATGATTATCTGGGGGTCTGGTCTCCCGCGGCGATGACACAGTACAGCAATACGTATAGTACTTACTTGCCGTGGATTTATCCCCTGCTTATCGGTCTTCTCGCTGCGACGATGGAAGAATTTTTCTTCCGCCTGCTCGCCATTTCCCTGCTCATTAGGTATCTAAAAAAGACCTGGTTGGCCGTGCTCATTCCCGCGATTGTGTGGGCCTTTTTGCACGCGAATTATCCGCAGGAGCCTATTTATATTCGCGGTCTTGAACTCACAGTAGTCGGCGTTATCTTTGGCATTGTGTTTTTGCGCTACGGTGTTTGGGCAACGATTATTTCGCATTATGTGTACAATTGCTTTCTCGGCATTTATCCGATGGTGCAGTCCGATAGTCTCTACTTCAAGGTCTCGGGTATTCTGGCGGTTGCGATTATCTTTATTCCTGCCATTCCCGCTATTTTTGGTGTGATTACGGGGCGCTATAAAGAGATTGAGGAACCCGAGGAGGTTTCGCCCCCTGAACCGCCAGAGGCGCCAGTATCCGAAACACCGATTTCCGAACCCGAACCACCCGCTGACCCCGAGGTCGAACGCAAAACCCTTTCGGATTATCTCATTCCCAAAAGTGGTCTCGTCGTTTTTGGCGTTCTGGGGCTGATCGGTTGGTCCGTGTATTTTATATCCGACCTCCCGGGATTTGCCAAATACGCCCGCGAGTCCATGATCACACGGGCCGAGGCGATTGAGAAGGCAGAGGACATCCGGCGTCAACTCGGGCTCGATCTCGAAAGTTATCAACGCACCACGTCATTTTCCAGTGGTTTTGGATCTGGCCATTTTACACATCTTATCCGAAATGTCGATCTGGCGCGTGCGGACACGCTCGCTGCTGAGCATACAGCTTCGTGGCGCTGGAGGGTGCGCTGGTTCAAACCTCTGGAAAAGGAAGAACTCACCGTCAGTATTGATGGCAATGGCGATTTATGTCGCATATCGCATTATGTCCCCGAAAATCGGGAAGGCGCAGAACTCAGTACGGAAGAAGCGCAAAAGATCGCCGAGGTCTTTCTATCCGAATATTTACAGCGCGATGTGACAGATACTGCTCTTTACAAACGCCTTGAAGCTCGTTCGCAAAAACGCGAAAACAGAATGGACCACAGTTTTGTGTGGGAGCGCACGGATATCAAAGTTGAAGAGGGAGAATTTCGCATTATTGCCTCTGTACAGGGCGATCAAATCGGTCAGACAAACGCATACTACAAAGCACCCGAAGAGTTTTTGCGCAAATTGCGCGAACGCACGGCCAAAATTACCATTGTCTCTACTGTCTCGACAATCGCAGTTATTGTTACGGCTGTGCTCGCCATTATTTTCTTTTTACGCGCCTATCGCGATGGACATGTCAACTGGCAGTTGCCCATTCGCGTTGGCATTCTATCTGGTGTGTGCTTTGTACTCGCAACACTCAATAATCTGCCTGCGTTCTACGCAGGTTATAATACCAGTGAAGCAATGAGTACTTTTCTCGGAGATAAACTCATTGGCTTCATCATAGGACTTGTTACTGCTGCGATCATGGTTTTTTTACTTTGTGCGTTTGGCGATACGATGTATCGCCGTGAACGCCCCCGTGAGATGCAAATTTCCGATTGGATCGATGTGCTCCGCCTTAAGATAAATAGCGGGGCACTCTGGTGGCAGGTTGCCTTTCTGGTCGTATGCTGTTTGGGTATTGCCAGGGGGAATGGCATTTTTTCGTCTTATATCAATTTCACCTATCTCGGCGATTATCTCGTCGCAGGTGGTGGTAGGCCCCCTGAAATCAATAGCTATTTCCCCGCATTTGGGGAACTAATCGACGAAGTCAACGGTATGCTCATAGCTCCCTTTGCCATTCTGGGTATTCTGTTTGTCTGGTGGCGCGTGATAGGCAAGATAAATCTGGTTATTCTCGGCGTATTGCTCGTGCTTATCTTTCAATCGGTGATCTCGCCAGCAAAAGACTTTTACCACGCGGGCATTCTTCTCGCCAAAAGCATCCCATATTGGGTGATTATGGCTTTCCTCATTTTGAAGTATATCCGCTTCAATCTGCTCTTTTATGCCGTGATGGCCTGGTGTTCAATTATTTTTGTTGGCATTCGCTATCTCAAATACGATCCCGGTATTTACCAGATCAATGGCACTCTCATGATCCTCTTTGGCCTCGTTCCCCTCGTTCTCGCCGTTCTCGCATGGTACAAAGCGCGATCCTCTGTGTAG
- a CDS encoding aminotransferase class V-fold PLP-dependent enzyme, which produces MTPIRTAWPTSVAEEAYWQSIRKEYMIAPDEVYLNTGSFGSQPRPVFEKMLEILEDVERNPTRHRAEYNSVIDSSRAHLAAFINAPAEDIAFATNVTMAINMVVHGLDWRPGDEILASDQEYGAIDNCLHLAERRYGVVVKRAEIPIPPEHPKDILNAFESEFTDRTRLVFCSHITTRTGLITPIRALALLAHDRGALIAVDGAHAPGMIPLNLRDLGCDFYGGNCHKWLCAPKGTGFLYASSSMQERLNHVVVSWGYSQEGARRGADGILRINDRPFMWGIENWGTRDQACFAAVSAAVEFQEAVGKKRIRERGQQLAAYLRGRLAATGWAKLLTPSVPDLSGSISAFHLSGFDDLDLLYERYRITVPTAKSDGVYWMRVSTHICNGFDHVDRLIDALYEERDA; this is translated from the coding sequence GTGACCCCTATCCGCACGGCCTGGCCGACTTCGGTAGCGGAGGAGGCTTACTGGCAGTCGATTCGCAAGGAGTACATGATTGCGCCGGATGAAGTTTATCTCAATACTGGCTCTTTTGGTTCACAGCCCAGACCCGTGTTTGAGAAGATGTTGGAAATATTGGAGGATGTTGAACGCAATCCTACGCGACATCGAGCGGAATATAACAGCGTTATAGATAGCTCTCGTGCCCACCTGGCAGCGTTTATCAATGCGCCAGCAGAGGATATTGCTTTTGCCACCAATGTTACTATGGCTATCAACATGGTTGTGCATGGGCTGGATTGGCGTCCGGGCGATGAAATCCTGGCTTCAGATCAGGAATACGGTGCGATTGACAACTGTCTGCATTTGGCTGAGCGCCGCTATGGCGTGGTGGTCAAGCGCGCCGAAATTCCCATTCCTCCCGAACATCCCAAAGATATTCTGAATGCTTTTGAAAGTGAATTTACAGACCGCACCAGACTGGTTTTTTGCAGCCATATCACCACCCGCACGGGGCTGATTACTCCGATTAGAGCACTGGCCCTACTGGCGCATGATCGCGGTGCGCTGATTGCAGTAGATGGCGCGCACGCCCCGGGGATGATTCCGCTGAACTTGCGGGACCTCGGTTGCGATTTTTACGGCGGCAATTGTCACAAATGGCTCTGTGCGCCCAAAGGCACGGGTTTTCTTTATGCATCATCTTCAATGCAAGAGCGGCTCAATCACGTTGTTGTGAGTTGGGGATATAGCCAGGAAGGCGCGAGGAGGGGGGCAGACGGCATTTTGCGGATCAATGACCGTCCGTTTATGTGGGGTATTGAGAACTGGGGGACTCGAGACCAGGCCTGTTTTGCAGCGGTGAGCGCAGCGGTTGAATTTCAAGAGGCGGTTGGCAAAAAGCGAATTCGGGAACGGGGACAACAACTGGCGGCGTATCTGAGAGGTCGTTTGGCTGCAACTGGTTGGGCAAAACTGCTTACGCCTTCCGTGCCAGATCTATCTGGTTCTATCTCGGCTTTTCATCTTTCTGGATTTGACGACCTGGATCTTCTTTATGAGCGATATCGGATTACTGTGCCGACTGCAAAGAGCGATGGTGTTTACTGGATGCGCGTTTCTACCCATATCTGCAATGGCTTTGATCATGTAGATCGTTTGATAGATGCGTTATATGAAGAAAGAGATGCCTGA
- a CDS encoding DEAD/DEAH box helicase, protein MAETFDTGILNRATDIAKGLYPHQVEGIAFLMGRRRSILADDMGLGKTRQSVIAMSQTEPQGPYLVICPATVKRNWAREIAVVLPRVQTWIIGPDDPPEAGFEGWAIINYDILGKHINALCALGWKGVVFDEAHYLKNHRSQRHKFSVQLVRQLPEETVVHILTGTPLTSRPRDLFPLLQLARHALGRSFMGFAKRYCDAYKGEYGWVTDGASNIEELTVHLHGIMLRRTKNQVLDLPPKIRTWLDVDVSSRVAHRMSTAVLELLQKYSRRGVREALEESSSSEDRGRALGQLTRARLRLATSKVRTTLPFVENVVDQGEKAIVFSCFLRPLEILKTKFGDQAVVITGEVPVAQRQERADRFQEDDDVRLLLANITAGGVGLNLTAARQVIFNDLDWVPVNHWQAEDRAYRIGQTGMVNVTYMVGLDTVDTFVRTVLETKADLIDQMVEGRALPEDFHRDVMGEMRRIMNVLQPRVDALLRDIDSAQVGEVLREASATFREAHAEAFGTGEPVERQQPSQEAIEILARVLSGPKITKYRAESSSRPGAFYELEVDGNDVSCACRGFQYRGNCQHSRALKAALVKGEDLPRGFHEVNS, encoded by the coding sequence ATGGCTGAAACATTCGACACAGGAATACTCAACCGCGCAACAGATATTGCCAAAGGACTGTATCCACATCAGGTAGAGGGGATAGCGTTTTTGATGGGGCGTCGGCGGTCGATCTTAGCCGATGACATGGGACTGGGCAAAACGCGGCAATCCGTAATAGCGATGTCACAAACCGAACCTCAGGGACCGTATCTGGTGATTTGCCCGGCAACAGTGAAGCGCAATTGGGCGAGAGAAATTGCGGTTGTTCTACCCCGTGTACAGACATGGATTATTGGACCGGACGATCCCCCCGAGGCTGGGTTTGAGGGCTGGGCGATTATCAATTACGATATCCTGGGCAAGCACATCAATGCGTTATGCGCACTGGGATGGAAAGGCGTTGTCTTTGACGAAGCGCATTATTTAAAAAACCACCGCAGTCAGCGGCACAAATTTTCTGTGCAACTGGTGAGGCAATTGCCCGAAGAAACAGTGGTACATATCTTAACGGGCACGCCCTTGACGAGTCGGCCAAGAGATCTCTTCCCATTGCTACAACTTGCCCGACATGCACTGGGACGCAGTTTTATGGGATTTGCAAAACGGTATTGCGATGCGTATAAGGGGGAATACGGATGGGTAACAGATGGCGCGAGTAATATCGAAGAATTAACTGTACATTTACACGGAATTATGCTGCGGCGGACAAAGAATCAGGTCCTGGATTTGCCACCCAAGATACGGACGTGGTTGGATGTAGATGTATCGAGTAGAGTCGCGCATCGAATGAGCACAGCCGTCCTGGAACTACTACAAAAATACTCTCGGCGAGGAGTGCGAGAGGCTTTGGAGGAATCCTCGTCATCTGAAGACCGGGGACGCGCGCTGGGACAGTTGACAAGGGCAAGACTTCGATTGGCGACATCCAAAGTGCGAACGACATTGCCCTTTGTAGAGAATGTGGTGGATCAAGGAGAAAAAGCGATAGTATTTTCGTGCTTCTTGCGCCCACTGGAAATTTTAAAAACAAAATTCGGCGACCAGGCCGTGGTCATCACAGGTGAAGTGCCGGTAGCACAACGACAAGAAAGGGCGGATCGGTTTCAGGAAGACGATGACGTGCGATTATTGCTGGCAAATATCACAGCAGGCGGCGTGGGGCTAAACCTGACAGCGGCTCGCCAGGTCATTTTTAACGATCTGGACTGGGTACCCGTCAATCACTGGCAAGCCGAAGATCGGGCTTATCGCATTGGGCAGACGGGTATGGTAAATGTAACTTATATGGTTGGACTTGATACAGTCGATACATTTGTACGCACAGTACTGGAAACAAAAGCGGATTTGATTGATCAAATGGTAGAAGGCCGCGCACTGCCCGAAGACTTCCATCGCGATGTAATGGGTGAAATGCGACGCATTATGAACGTGTTACAACCCAGAGTAGATGCCTTGCTCAGGGACATAGACAGCGCACAAGTGGGCGAAGTGTTGCGCGAGGCAAGCGCAACCTTCCGGGAAGCGCATGCAGAGGCATTTGGCACAGGTGAACCGGTTGAACGCCAACAACCATCGCAAGAAGCCATTGAGATTTTGGCGCGGGTATTGAGTGGACCCAAAATTACAAAGTATCGTGCGGAGAGTTCATCACGACCAGGGGCTTTTTACGAATTAGAAGTAGATGGAAACGACGTGTCCTGTGCATGCCGCGGATTTCAATACAGAGGAAATTGTCAGCACTCACGCGCATTGAAAGCCGCACTTGTAAAGGGAGAAGATTTGCCCAGAGGATTTCATGAAGTAAATTCTTAA
- a CDS encoding ketol-acid reductoisomerase — MNLDFSSNVFETETIDLAGTRERIVRGGRDLFHKLPEALKDIDQIGVIGWGSQGPAQAQNLRESLEGTGVKVKVGLRPGSYSVEDAEAAGFTEANGTLGEMYQVIAESDLVLLLIADAAQAENHQAIFDRLKPGATLGLSHGFLLGHLKTVGTKFPDNVNVIAVCPKGMGPSVRRLYEQGKEVNGAGINASFAVVQDIDGNATDIALGWSIALGAPFTFQTTLEQEYLSDIYGERGILLGAVHGVVECLYRRYTFQGMSEEDAFNESCESITGPISKIISKQGILAVYEGFDDAGKAEFEKAYCASYHPASEVLLEIYDDVASGDEIRSVIAANKRFERYPMGKIDGTHMWEVGKSVRARRVEEDIPVNPFTAGVYCAVMVAQCDILSGKGHAWSEIANESVIESVDSLNPYMHYRGVAYMIDNCSTTARLGARKWAPRFDYLLTQQAFVAIDTGADLDEKVFEAFLTHPIHPVLQTCAALRPSVDISLGE, encoded by the coding sequence ATGAATTTGGATTTTTCCAGCAATGTTTTTGAAACCGAGACTATTGACCTCGCTGGCACGAGAGAAAGGATTGTGCGTGGTGGGCGCGATCTTTTCCACAAGTTACCGGAGGCCCTCAAAGATATTGACCAGATTGGCGTGATCGGCTGGGGGTCACAGGGTCCTGCTCAGGCACAAAATCTGCGCGAATCTCTGGAAGGTACAGGGGTTAAGGTCAAAGTAGGGCTGCGGCCCGGTTCTTACTCGGTTGAAGATGCCGAAGCCGCCGGTTTTACCGAAGCTAATGGTACTTTGGGAGAAATGTATCAGGTCATCGCGGAATCGGATTTGGTGCTTTTGCTCATCGCCGATGCGGCGCAGGCGGAGAACCATCAGGCTATTTTTGACCGCCTCAAACCCGGTGCTACGCTCGGTCTGTCACATGGGTTCTTGCTCGGTCACCTAAAAACTGTGGGGACTAAATTTCCCGACAATGTGAATGTGATCGCTGTTTGTCCCAAAGGCATGGGGCCTTCTGTGCGCCGTCTGTACGAACAGGGTAAAGAAGTCAATGGCGCGGGCATCAATGCCTCGTTTGCCGTGGTGCAGGATATCGATGGCAATGCCACCGATATTGCTCTTGGATGGTCTATTGCCCTCGGCGCGCCTTTTACGTTTCAGACCACGTTGGAACAGGAATATCTCTCTGATATCTATGGTGAGCGCGGCATACTGCTCGGCGCTGTACATGGGGTAGTCGAATGTCTTTACCGTCGCTATACATTTCAGGGGATGAGCGAAGAAGACGCTTTTAACGAGTCGTGCGAATCCATTACCGGTCCCATTTCAAAAATCATTTCCAAACAGGGTATTCTCGCGGTGTACGAGGGTTTTGACGATGCGGGAAAGGCCGAATTTGAGAAAGCCTATTGTGCATCTTATCACCCTGCGTCTGAAGTTCTTCTCGAGATCTATGATGACGTTGCAAGCGGCGATGAAATCCGCAGTGTGATCGCGGCAAATAAACGCTTTGAGCGTTATCCCATGGGGAAAATTGACGGCACGCACATGTGGGAGGTGGGCAAAAGCGTGCGCGCCCGGCGCGTTGAAGAAGATATTCCCGTCAATCCGTTCACCGCAGGCGTTTATTGCGCGGTTATGGTCGCACAATGCGATATTCTATCTGGAAAAGGTCACGCGTGGTCCGAAATTGCCAATGAATCTGTTATCGAAAGTGTGGATTCTCTCAATCCCTATATGCACTATCGCGGCGTGGCCTATATGATCGATAATTGTTCGACAACCGCGCGTTTGGGCGCGCGCAAGTGGGCACCCCGCTTCGACTATTTGCTCACACAGCAAGCCTTTGTCGCCATTGATACGGGGGCAGATCTCGATGAAAAAGTTTTCGAGGCATTCCTTACCCATCCCATCCATCCTGTGCTTCAAACTTGTGCGGCATTGCGTCCTTCCGTAGATATTTCACTTGGAGAGTAG